The Thermoanaerobaculia bacterium genome includes a window with the following:
- a CDS encoding thioesterase family protein yields the protein MKEKPQIFDRTVEHSVRVRYSETDRMGIVYHANYIVWFEIGRTEFCRAAGFPYRDMEEQGVLILVTGVDCRFRRAARYDDRVTIRTRMGESGSRGLSFFYEVVVADDGMLLAEGSTRHVFVNASNRPITIPPSIREAFARFVGAPAAS from the coding sequence ATGAAGGAGAAACCGCAGATCTTCGACCGGACGGTCGAGCACTCCGTGCGCGTGCGGTATTCGGAAACCGACCGGATGGGGATCGTCTACCACGCCAACTACATCGTCTGGTTCGAGATCGGACGCACGGAGTTCTGCCGGGCCGCGGGTTTTCCGTATCGCGACATGGAGGAGCAGGGCGTGCTGATCCTCGTGACGGGCGTCGACTGCCGCTTCCGCCGCGCCGCCCGCTACGACGACCGCGTCACGATCCGGACGCGGATGGGCGAGAGCGGGAGCCGCGGGCTCTCCTTCTTCTACGAGGTCGTCGTGGCGGACGACGGGATGCTGCTCGCCGAGGGCTCGACGCGGCACGTCTTCGTGAACGCGTCGAACCGGCCGATCACGATTCCGCCGTCGATCCGCGAGGCGTTCGCCCGGTTCGTCGGAGCGCCGGCCGCTTC